In Carya illinoinensis cultivar Pawnee chromosome 10, C.illinoinensisPawnee_v1, whole genome shotgun sequence, one DNA window encodes the following:
- the LOC122278733 gene encoding (S)-scoulerine 9-O-methyltransferase-like isoform X1 produces MQVQNMEVQEAGDQLSSSRLDGLVAIQMVLRAAIELNVFNIIADAGPEAYLSAAEITSKIPTTDPNSAAYTLERILRFLGAQSILSISRKPLGNNGENARHEWTYGLKKMSRCLVSSSTGGCTTSPASIMIRISCERELLESLLRIKDAVLEPGSEPFKKAYGMNFYEYLEKKPTYRQLFDEFMEVGEKLVFDDVFKVYGGFEDVRELIDVGGGIGTTSAKIISLYPHVRGLNFDLPQVIADAPTLPGVEHAAGNMFESIPNAQTILLKRVLHNWDDEQCKRLLRNCWKALPAKGKVIVVEMAIPQQLENNPETMNVLNEDLYMMLLMTGGKERTLAEFDHLAKAAGFTKMKVFPMPHGSVHVIEFHK; encoded by the exons ATGCAGGTCCAAAACATGGAAGTCCAGGAAGCTGGAGATCAACTTTCAAGTTCGCGGTTGGATGGTTTGGTCGCCATTCAAATGGTTCTAAGAGCTGCAATTGAGCTAAACGTGTTCAATATAATTGCAGATGCGGGGCCCGAAGCTTATCTTTCTGCAGCAGAGATCACTTCAAAGATCCCAACAACCGATCCAAATTCTGCTGCGTACACTTTGGAGAGAATACTAAGATTTCTGGGCGCCCAGTCCATCTTATCGATATCGCGAAAACCATTAGGAAATAATGGAGAAAATGCACGCCATGAATGGACCTATGGCCTGAAAAAGATGAGCCGATGCCTTGTGAGTAGCAGTACCGGCGGATGTACTACTTCCCCGGCTTCAATAATGATCCGTATTTCCTGTGAAAGGGAATTGCTCGAGAGTTTGCTTAGGATTAAGGATGCAGTTCTTGAGCCTGGAAGCGAGCCTTTCAAGAAGGCCTATGGGATGAATTTTTACGAGTATCTGGAAAAGAAGCCAACTTATAGACAACTGTTCGATGAGTTTATGGAAGTTGGAGAAAAATTAGTGTTTGATGATGTGTTCAAGGTGTATGGTGGATTTGAAGATGTGAGAGAGTTGATAGATGTGGGGGGCGGCATTGGAACCACTTCTGCTAAGATAATCTCTTTGTATCCACACGTTCGTGGACTGAACTTTGATTTGCCTCAAGTAATTGCTGATGCTCCCACGCTCCCAG GTGTGGAGCATGCGGCCGGAAATATGTTTGAATCAATACCAAATGCCCAAACAATTTTATTGAAG CGAGTACTCCATAACTGGGATGATGAGCAATGCAAAAGGTTGCTGAGGAATTGCTGGAAAGCATTACCAGCCAAGGGAAAGGTGATAGTTGTGGAAATGGCAATCCCACAACAACTAGAAAACAATCCCGAGACAATGAACGTTCTAAACGAAGACTTGTACATGATGCTCCTAATGACTGGAGGCAAGGAGCGAACACTCGCTGAATTTGATCATCTAGCAAAAGCTGCAGGGTTTACTAAAATGAAGGTCTTCCCAATGCCTCATGGGTCGGTTCATGTTATAGAGTTTCACAAGTAA
- the LOC122278733 gene encoding (S)-scoulerine 9-O-methyltransferase-like isoform X2 produces MQVQNMEVQEAGDQLSSSRLDGLVAIQMVLRAAIELNVFNIIADAGPEAYLSAAEITSKIPTTDPNSAAYTLERILRFLGAQSILSISRKPLGNNGENARHEWTYGLKKMSRCLVSSSTGGCTTSPASIMIRISCERELLESLLRIKDAVLEPGSEPFKKAYGMNFYEYLEKKPTYRQLFDEFMEVGEKLVFDDVFKVYGGFEDVRELIDVGGGIGTTSAKIISLYPHVRGLNFDLPQVIADAPTLPGVEHAAGNMFESIPNAQTILLKQGKERAKEASRELVVKSSKLERRKIRGKKNQKGRMGL; encoded by the exons ATGCAGGTCCAAAACATGGAAGTCCAGGAAGCTGGAGATCAACTTTCAAGTTCGCGGTTGGATGGTTTGGTCGCCATTCAAATGGTTCTAAGAGCTGCAATTGAGCTAAACGTGTTCAATATAATTGCAGATGCGGGGCCCGAAGCTTATCTTTCTGCAGCAGAGATCACTTCAAAGATCCCAACAACCGATCCAAATTCTGCTGCGTACACTTTGGAGAGAATACTAAGATTTCTGGGCGCCCAGTCCATCTTATCGATATCGCGAAAACCATTAGGAAATAATGGAGAAAATGCACGCCATGAATGGACCTATGGCCTGAAAAAGATGAGCCGATGCCTTGTGAGTAGCAGTACCGGCGGATGTACTACTTCCCCGGCTTCAATAATGATCCGTATTTCCTGTGAAAGGGAATTGCTCGAGAGTTTGCTTAGGATTAAGGATGCAGTTCTTGAGCCTGGAAGCGAGCCTTTCAAGAAGGCCTATGGGATGAATTTTTACGAGTATCTGGAAAAGAAGCCAACTTATAGACAACTGTTCGATGAGTTTATGGAAGTTGGAGAAAAATTAGTGTTTGATGATGTGTTCAAGGTGTATGGTGGATTTGAAGATGTGAGAGAGTTGATAGATGTGGGGGGCGGCATTGGAACCACTTCTGCTAAGATAATCTCTTTGTATCCACACGTTCGTGGACTGAACTTTGATTTGCCTCAAGTAATTGCTGATGCTCCCACGCTCCCAG GTGTGGAGCATGCGGCCGGAAATATGTTTGAATCAATACCAAATGCCCAAACAATTTTATTGAAG CAAGGAAAGGAAAGGGCAAAGGAAGCATCTAGGGAACTTGTAGTGAAGTCTTCGAAATTGGAACGTCGCAAGATTAGGGGCAAGAAGAATCAAAAGGGAAGGATGGGATTATGA